Proteins encoded within one genomic window of Candidatus Limnocylindria bacterium:
- a CDS encoding thiamine pyrophosphate-dependent dehydrogenase E1 component subunit alpha yields the protein MERPTALDLYRVMRRIRDFEERATVLFGEGKLWGTIHSYAGEEGIAAGVCAHLRDDDWITSTHRGHGHCIAKGADLGRMYAELLGRETGYCRGRGGSMHIADTSKGNLGANGIVGGGIPIATGAALTAKQLGTDQVAVSFFGDGAANQGAFHESANLASIWKLPVIYVCENNQYAESLPVKNAFAIDDISSRAGGYGMPGVRVNGRDVRAVYDAAGELIARARRGEGPAFLVADTYRHEGHYYGDPRKYQSKDEIEGWKTRFDPLVDTRAWITEAKLATAAELDAIDAEVIEEAKRAVAWAEAGPPASPISLPGDVYASY from the coding sequence ATGGAGAGACCGACCGCGCTCGATCTCTATCGCGTGATGCGACGCATCCGCGACTTCGAGGAGCGAGCCACCGTGCTATTCGGCGAGGGCAAGCTCTGGGGCACGATCCACTCGTACGCCGGCGAGGAAGGCATCGCCGCCGGCGTGTGCGCGCACCTGCGCGACGACGACTGGATCACCAGCACGCACCGCGGACACGGACACTGCATCGCGAAGGGCGCCGACCTGGGCCGCATGTACGCGGAGCTGCTCGGACGCGAGACCGGGTACTGCCGCGGGCGCGGCGGGTCGATGCACATCGCCGATACCTCGAAGGGGAATCTCGGTGCGAACGGCATCGTCGGCGGTGGCATCCCCATCGCGACGGGCGCCGCACTGACGGCGAAGCAGCTCGGCACCGATCAAGTCGCGGTGTCGTTCTTCGGCGACGGCGCCGCCAATCAGGGCGCGTTCCATGAATCCGCGAACCTGGCCTCCATCTGGAAGCTGCCGGTGATCTACGTCTGTGAGAACAACCAATATGCGGAGAGCCTTCCGGTGAAGAACGCATTCGCGATCGACGACATCAGTAGCCGCGCCGGCGGCTACGGCATGCCCGGGGTCCGCGTGAACGGCCGCGACGTGCGCGCGGTCTATGACGCAGCGGGTGAGCTGATCGCGCGGGCGCGCCGCGGAGAAGGTCCGGCCTTCCTCGTCGCGGACACCTACCGACACGAAGGGCACTACTACGGCGACCCGCGGAAGTACCAGTCAAAGGACGAGATCGAAGGGTGGAAGACGCGCTTCGATCCGCTCGTCGACACGCGCGCCTGGATCACCGAAGCGAAGCTCGCGACGGCGGCGGAGCTCGACGCCATCGATGCCGAGGTGATCGAGGAAGCGAAGCGCGCGGTGGCCTGGGCCGAGGCGGGCCCGCCTGCGTCCCCGATCTCGCTGCCGGGGGACGTATATGCAAGCTACTGA
- a CDS encoding alpha-ketoacid dehydrogenase subunit beta, with product MTGATREMFYNEALGEALRLEMERDERVIVLGEDIAEHGGAFQVTAGLLDKFGPTRIRQTPISELGIVGAAVGAALTGLRPVVELMYVDFSGLAMDQLVNQAAQNRFMFGGQARVPMVMRTQGGSGRGNAAQHSKSLEAWFTHVAGLKVVMPSTPADAKGLLTSAIRDDDPVIFLEHKLLYRTKGQVPSGEYLVPLGKADVKRAGTDLTIVTWSREVLFSLEAAGKLAADGIEAEVIDLRSLVPLDRDAVLASVRRTHRLLVVHEAIKRGGYGGEIAAIVAEEAFDDLDAPPRRLAGLETPIPYAQHLEKTVVPQVDDIVRVAKELVA from the coding sequence ATGACGGGGGCGACGCGCGAGATGTTCTACAACGAGGCGCTCGGTGAGGCGCTCCGCCTCGAGATGGAGCGCGACGAGCGCGTGATCGTGCTGGGCGAGGACATCGCCGAGCACGGCGGCGCCTTCCAGGTGACGGCGGGGCTGCTCGACAAATTCGGACCCACCCGCATCCGCCAAACGCCGATCAGCGAGCTCGGGATCGTCGGCGCCGCGGTCGGCGCCGCGCTCACGGGCCTGCGGCCGGTGGTCGAGCTCATGTACGTCGACTTCTCGGGACTCGCGATGGACCAGCTCGTGAACCAGGCGGCGCAGAACCGGTTCATGTTCGGCGGCCAGGCGCGGGTGCCGATGGTCATGCGCACGCAGGGCGGATCGGGCCGCGGGAACGCGGCGCAGCACTCGAAGTCGCTCGAAGCGTGGTTCACACATGTCGCCGGCCTCAAGGTGGTGATGCCGTCGACACCGGCGGACGCGAAGGGCCTTCTCACGTCCGCGATCCGCGACGACGACCCGGTGATCTTTCTCGAGCACAAGCTCCTGTACCGCACGAAAGGCCAGGTGCCTTCCGGCGAGTACCTCGTGCCGCTTGGCAAGGCCGACGTCAAACGCGCCGGGACCGATCTCACGATCGTGACGTGGTCACGCGAGGTGCTCTTCTCGCTCGAGGCGGCCGGCAAGCTCGCGGCCGATGGGATCGAGGCGGAGGTCATCGACCTGCGAAGCCTCGTTCCCCTCGATCGCGACGCGGTCCTCGCTTCGGTCCGGAGGACGCACCGGCTGCTCGTGGTCCACGAGGCGATCAAACGGGGTGGGTACGGTGGCGAGATCGCCGCGATCGTCGCCGAGGAGGCCTTCGACGACCTTGACGCGCCACCGCGGCGACTCGCGGGCCTCGAAACTCCCATCCCGTACGCGCAGCATCTCGAGAAGACCGTCGTACCTCAGGTCGACGACATCGTCCGCGTCGCCAAAGAGCTCGTGGCGTGA
- a CDS encoding alcohol dehydrogenase catalytic domain-containing protein has protein sequence MSLPPRMRAVIFERPGAFVVGDVATPRPARGEALVRVRSSMVCATDQKILAGRFPATRFPHVPGHEFSGEVVATGEGVTTAPGARVGVEVHVGCGTCDRCREGMYTLCLNYGKRDTGHAHIGFTTGGGLAEYAAVPVAALHALPDGMSFDDGAWTDNLGIALWALERGRLAAGERVVVFGPGAIGLCAAQLARALGAGAVQLVGRGERLGRVSDLVDAVVDVADVESLRGSADLVVEFAGTADAARAAILTARRGGRVVLGGSTGVGTELSGVDLSTIVRGNIDVLGSLANPKGVSGRALTLLARGQVDVKRLVTHHFPLERFSDAWTTFTERRDGAIRVMLHPVEGD, from the coding sequence GTGAGCCTCCCGCCGCGCATGCGCGCCGTGATCTTCGAGCGCCCGGGGGCGTTCGTTGTCGGCGATGTCGCCACACCGCGGCCGGCGCGCGGTGAGGCTCTGGTCCGGGTCCGCTCGTCGATGGTGTGCGCCACCGATCAGAAGATCCTCGCCGGCAGATTCCCAGCGACGCGCTTTCCGCATGTGCCCGGACACGAGTTCAGCGGCGAGGTCGTCGCGACGGGTGAAGGTGTGACCACCGCCCCGGGAGCCCGCGTCGGGGTCGAAGTGCATGTCGGGTGCGGGACGTGCGATCGCTGCCGCGAAGGCATGTACACGCTGTGCCTCAACTACGGCAAACGCGACACCGGACACGCGCACATCGGCTTCACGACCGGCGGTGGCCTGGCTGAGTACGCCGCGGTTCCGGTCGCGGCTCTGCACGCACTGCCCGACGGCATGTCGTTCGACGACGGCGCGTGGACGGACAACCTCGGCATCGCGCTCTGGGCGCTCGAGCGCGGCCGCCTCGCCGCGGGCGAGCGCGTCGTCGTCTTCGGGCCCGGCGCGATCGGTCTCTGCGCGGCGCAGCTCGCGCGCGCACTGGGTGCGGGAGCCGTTCAACTGGTCGGGCGCGGCGAGCGGCTCGGGCGGGTGAGCGATCTCGTCGACGCGGTGGTCGACGTGGCGGACGTCGAAAGCCTGAGGGGGAGCGCGGACCTGGTCGTGGAGTTCGCGGGGACCGCCGACGCCGCGCGCGCCGCGATCCTCACCGCGCGCCGCGGCGGCCGCGTGGTCCTCGGGGGATCGACCGGCGTCGGCACCGAGCTCTCGGGCGTCGATCTCTCGACGATCGTCCGCGGCAACATCGACGTGCTCGGCTCGCTCGCGAATCCGAAGGGTGTATCGGGCCGCGCGCTCACGCTCCTTGCCCGCGGCCAGGTGGACGTGAAGCGGCTGGTCACCCATCACTTCCCGCTCGAGCGCTTCAGTGATGCGTGGACGACGTTCACCGAGCGCAGAGATGGCGCGATCCGCGTGATGCTGCATCCGGTGGAGGGCGACTGA
- a CDS encoding zinc-binding dehydrogenase — protein sequence MSAVGTTSPPKTATMQALVLTAPHEFEIRDEVAIPRPGSNEVLARVRAIAICGTDAEIVDGTFKGRWPRAYPFIPGHEWSGEVVEAGEIAMGYGFVPGTRVAGTSHSGCGYCRMCRTGRYNLCFNYGREDLGHRQYGHYTQGAYATYVVHTIKSVFPIPDSMPFDVAALCDTASIALHSVKRPGINPGDIYIAVGSGGMGILTAMCARALGAARCIVVGGGKRLGRAKELGFETVDYHDGDPVARVREMTGGIGADVAADSAGTKDSVGQAIRMVRKGGRVAFTGIPKEASSIDFQKIVLEEIDLYGVRANRNTMEEVIPLMADGRIPAGKLITHHFPLSGFREALRTFNERVDGALKVIVEP from the coding sequence CCGCACGAGTTCGAGATCCGGGATGAGGTTGCGATCCCGCGCCCGGGATCGAACGAGGTGCTCGCGCGCGTGCGCGCGATCGCCATCTGCGGCACCGATGCCGAGATCGTCGATGGCACCTTCAAGGGACGCTGGCCACGCGCGTATCCATTCATCCCGGGCCACGAGTGGTCCGGAGAGGTCGTTGAGGCGGGCGAGATCGCGATGGGCTACGGATTCGTACCCGGGACACGCGTCGCGGGCACGAGCCACTCCGGCTGCGGCTACTGCCGGATGTGCCGCACCGGTCGCTACAACCTGTGCTTCAACTACGGCCGGGAGGATCTCGGTCATCGGCAATATGGCCACTACACGCAGGGCGCGTACGCGACCTACGTCGTTCACACCATCAAGAGCGTCTTCCCGATCCCCGATTCGATGCCCTTCGACGTCGCTGCGCTCTGCGACACGGCGTCGATCGCGCTGCACTCGGTGAAGCGGCCGGGCATCAATCCGGGCGACATCTACATCGCGGTCGGCTCAGGGGGCATGGGGATCCTCACCGCCATGTGTGCACGGGCGCTCGGTGCCGCCCGCTGCATCGTCGTGGGCGGCGGGAAGCGCCTGGGTCGCGCGAAGGAGCTCGGCTTCGAGACGGTCGACTACCACGACGGCGATCCGGTCGCGCGGGTGCGTGAGATGACGGGCGGCATCGGTGCCGACGTCGCGGCGGACTCGGCGGGGACCAAGGACTCCGTGGGACAGGCGATCCGCATGGTCCGCAAGGGCGGGCGCGTCGCGTTCACGGGGATCCCGAAGGAGGCCTCCTCGATCGATTTCCAGAAGATCGTGCTGGAGGAGATCGACCTCTACGGAGTCCGCGCCAATCGCAACACGATGGAAGAGGTCATCCCGCTGATGGCGGACGGTCGCATACCCGCCGGGAAGCTGATCACGCACCACTTCCCGCTAAGTGGGTTCCGCGAGGCGCTGCGCACGTTCAACGAACGCGTCGACGGCGCGCTCAAGGTGATCGTCGAACCGTGA